ATCGCCACCGAACCGGCCCGGGCGGGCAAGGCCGACCAGCGCGTTGAGGTTGGCACCGTCGACGTAGACCTGACCACCGGCGTCGTGCACCGCGGCGCAGATGTCGGCGACGTCGTGCTCGTACACGCCGTGGGTGGAGGGGTAGGTGATCATCAACGCCGCAAGTCGCTCGGCATGCTCGGACACCTTGGCGCGCAGGTCATCCAGGTCGACGTCGCCATTGGCCCGGCATTTCACCACCACGACCCGCATCCCGACCAGGGCCGCCGAAGCCGCATTGGTGCCGTGCGCGCTGGATGGGATGAGGCAGACATTGCGTTCGGCGTCACCATTGGCGCGGTGATAGGCCTGGATGGCCAGCAGGCCGGCGTACTCGCCCTGGGACCCCGCGTTGGGCTGCAGCGAGATCTCGTCGTAGCCGGTGATCCCGGTCAACCAGGTCTGCAGATCCGAGATCAGCCGACGCAGACCCGGATTGTCCGATGCGGGGGCGAACGGGTGCTGCTTGGCGAACTCCGGCCACGTGATGGGCTCCATCTCGGCGGCCGCGTTGAGCTTCATCGTGCACGATCCCAGCGGGATCATGCTGCGGTCCAGCGCGATGTCCTTGTCGGCCAGCGAGCGCAGGTACCGCATCATCGAGGTCTCGGTGCGGTACAGGTGAAACGCCGGGTGGGTCAGGAATTCCGTTGTGCGGGTTTCGATATCGACCCCGGCGGGCTCGGCGGCATTCACACCGAAAGCGGCCAGCACGGCGTCGACGTGCGCGTCGGTGGTCGCCTCATCGCAGGCCACCGACACGTGGTCGGCGTCGACGCGCCACAGGTTGATCCCGGCGTCCTTCGCGGCGGCGACGATATCGTCGGCGCGGCCGGGGACACGGGCCAGCACGGTGTCGAAGAACGCCTGGTGCACCAGCGAGGCACCGAGGCCGGCGGCGAGCCTGGCCGCGTGCGCATGCACCCGGCGGGCGATGCCGGTGAGGCCGGCGGCACCGTGGTAGCTGGCGTACATGGCGGCGATCACGGCCAGCAGCACCTGCGCGGTGCAGATGTTGCTGGTCGCCTTGTCCCGGCGGATGTGCTGCTCGCGGGTCTGCAGGCTCAACCGGTAGGCCGGTGATCCGTCGGCATCCAGCGACACTCCGACCAACCGGCCCGGCAGCTGGCGGGCGTGCTTGGTGTGCACGGCGAGGTAACCGGCGTGCGGACCGCCGAATCCCATCGGCACGCCGAACCGCTGCGTGGTGCCGAAGGCGACATCGGCACCGAACTCCCCCGGCGGGGTGATCAGCGTCGCCGCCAGCAGGTCTGCACCGACGGCAACCAGCGCACCGCGCTCGTGCGCGGCGGCAACCAGGTCCGACCAGTCCTGGATGCGCCCGCTCGCGCCGGGCAACTGGACGATGACACCGAAGAAGTCACCCTCGGGCAACCCCCTGCTCAGGTCGGCGGTGACGATCTCGATGCCCAGCG
The sequence above is drawn from the Mycolicibacterium neoaurum VKM Ac-1815D genome and encodes:
- the gcvP gene encoding aminomethyl-transferring glycine dehydrogenase, with the protein product MPSTSSGFVARHIGPDSDAIATMLSVIGVGSLDELAGKALPAGILDAVGADGIAPGLEQLPPPATEEEALAELRALADANTVAVSMIGQGYYDTLTPPVLTRNILENPAWYTAYTPYQPEISQGRLEALLNFQTMVADLTGLDVANASMLDEGTAAAEAMTLMHRAVKGPSNRLAVDTDVYAQTAAVLATRAEPLGIEIVTADLSRGLPEGDFFGVIVQLPGASGRIQDWSDLVAAAHERGALVAVGADLLAATLITPPGEFGADVAFGTTQRFGVPMGFGGPHAGYLAVHTKHARQLPGRLVGVSLDADGSPAYRLSLQTREQHIRRDKATSNICTAQVLLAVIAAMYASYHGAAGLTGIARRVHAHAARLAAGLGASLVHQAFFDTVLARVPGRADDIVAAAKDAGINLWRVDADHVSVACDEATTDAHVDAVLAAFGVNAAEPAGVDIETRTTEFLTHPAFHLYRTETSMMRYLRSLADKDIALDRSMIPLGSCTMKLNAAAEMEPITWPEFAKQHPFAPASDNPGLRRLISDLQTWLTGITGYDEISLQPNAGSQGEYAGLLAIQAYHRANGDAERNVCLIPSSAHGTNAASAALVGMRVVVVKCRANGDVDLDDLRAKVSEHAERLAALMITYPSTHGVYEHDVADICAAVHDAGGQVYVDGANLNALVGLARPGRFGGDVSHLNLHKTFCIPHGGGGPGVGPVAVRSHLAPYLPGHPLADELGDRYTVSAAPYGSASILPITWTYIRMMGAVGLRAASLTAIASANYVARRLDEYFPVLYTGESGMVAHECILDLNPITKATGVTVDDVAKRLADFGFHAPTMSFPVAGTLMVEPTESESLAEVDAFCDAMIAIRSEIDKVGSGVWPADDNPLRGAPHTAESLLVDEWAHPYSREEAAYPLGKGFRPKVWPPVRRIDAAYGDRNLVCSCPPVEAFA